Proteins encoded together in one Bradyrhizobium sp. PSBB068 window:
- a CDS encoding CHRD domain-containing protein, translated as MPNKTLLATLTLGAAVALAGPAFAEKLTAKLDGKSEVPATTSAGTGTADIDYDAASKKLSWKLTYSGLSGPATAAHFHGPAEAGKNSGVAVAIPNATSSPVEGSATLTDAQAADLLAGKYYVNVHTAANPGGEIRGQVTK; from the coding sequence ATGCCAAACAAGACCTTGCTTGCCACGCTGACACTCGGTGCTGCCGTCGCCCTCGCCGGTCCGGCCTTCGCCGAGAAGCTGACAGCGAAGCTGGACGGCAAATCCGAAGTGCCTGCCACCACCAGCGCGGGCACCGGCACTGCCGACATCGACTATGATGCCGCCAGCAAGAAACTCAGCTGGAAGCTGACATATTCCGGCCTGTCAGGCCCAGCCACCGCCGCGCATTTCCACGGCCCTGCCGAGGCCGGCAAGAATTCCGGCGTCGCGGTCGCCATCCCGAACGCGACGTCGAGCCCTGTCGAAGGCAGCGCCACGCTGACCGACGCGCAGGCCGCCGATCTGCTCGCCGGCAAGTACTATGTCAACGTCCACACCGCGGCCAACCCGGGCGGCGAGATCCGCGGCCAGGTCACCAAGTAG
- a CDS encoding cytochrome c: MLRRIVLLAGLAGIIGICVFWWLTIPATVAASALPAYQPNLANGLTTFNAGGCSSCHAVPKQDDRTKLGGGLAIPSPFGTFYAPNISPDPNDGIGRWSEADFVTAVMKGTSPSGTHYFPAFPYTSYQHARVNDVRDLFAYLKTLPPVAGKVRDHDVPFPFNIRRNVGVWKFLFMDGKPFVADASRSAHWYRGAYLVNSFGHCAECHSPRNFLGGIISSQRFAGGPNPEGEGWVPNITPRGIADWSAKDIAYFLESGQTPDGDSAGGSMVRVIRNTSQLSSSDRDAIADYIKSLPPVDGPPKPMKKGG, encoded by the coding sequence ATGTTGCGACGAATTGTTCTCCTTGCCGGCCTGGCCGGCATCATCGGCATCTGCGTGTTCTGGTGGCTGACGATCCCCGCGACCGTCGCCGCGAGTGCGCTGCCGGCCTACCAGCCAAACCTGGCCAACGGCCTCACAACGTTCAATGCGGGAGGATGTTCCTCCTGCCACGCGGTGCCGAAGCAGGACGACCGCACCAAATTGGGCGGCGGCCTCGCGATACCGTCGCCGTTCGGCACCTTCTACGCGCCGAACATCTCGCCCGATCCGAATGACGGCATCGGGCGCTGGAGCGAGGCCGATTTCGTCACCGCGGTCATGAAGGGCACCTCGCCGTCGGGGACGCACTATTTCCCCGCGTTTCCCTACACATCCTATCAGCACGCCAGGGTCAACGACGTGCGCGACCTGTTCGCCTATCTGAAGACCTTGCCGCCGGTCGCCGGCAAGGTGCGCGACCACGACGTGCCGTTTCCGTTCAACATCAGGCGCAATGTCGGGGTCTGGAAATTCCTGTTCATGGACGGCAAGCCGTTCGTCGCGGATGCAAGCCGCTCGGCGCATTGGTATCGCGGCGCCTACCTCGTCAACAGCTTCGGTCATTGTGCCGAGTGTCACAGCCCGCGGAATTTCCTCGGCGGCATCATCAGCTCGCAGCGTTTCGCCGGCGGCCCGAATCCGGAGGGCGAAGGCTGGGTCCCCAACATCACGCCGCGGGGGATCGCGGACTGGAGCGCGAAGGACATCGCCTATTTCCTCGAAAGCGGACAGACGCCGGACGGCGATAGCGCCGGCGGATCGATGGTGCGCGTGATCCGCAACACCTCGCAGCTCTCGTCAAGCGATCGCGACGCGATCGCCGACTACATCAAGTCGCTGCCGCCGGTCGACGGGCCGCCAAAGCCGATGAAGAAGGGCGGCTAG
- the murJ gene encoding murein biosynthesis integral membrane protein MurJ, producing MLGRIFTVGGYTLLSRVTGFARDIMLAAILGAGPVADAFFVALRLPNHFRAIFAEGAFNAAFVPAYAHVHGERGEASARLFADRIFTLLFASQVILLVVAMAFMPQAMSILAPGFTEDAAQRQLAIELTRITFPYLLLITLVTLYGGMLNVMHRFASAAAAPIFLNLAMMMTLALAAFFPSAGHAAAWGVLISGVLQFALLAGDLARHGGLPRFAPLRLDEDVRAFFRALGPATLGSMGTQVALFADTIIATFLPAGALSALYYADRLNQLPIGVIGIAIGTVLLPEMSRRLTADDHAGAMAAQRRAFDFTLLFSVPFVAAFLTVADPIMRAMFARGAFSKADAASAGATLAAYAVGLIPFVMIRSAVATFYARKDTATPVKAALTGVAVNVALKIALVGTLAQVGLALATAVGAWVNLLLVLIFAIRRGYLVLDRVLIRSFGTFAICGVLLALALWLTSHFAYVWFAPVQHFRDELILLLLIAVGAFVYAFLILALFGRGWLFALRRV from the coding sequence ATGCTTGGGCGCATCTTCACTGTCGGCGGCTATACCCTGCTATCGCGGGTCACCGGGTTCGCGCGCGACATCATGCTCGCGGCGATCCTCGGTGCCGGCCCGGTCGCCGACGCCTTCTTCGTGGCGCTCCGGCTGCCCAATCATTTTCGCGCGATCTTCGCCGAAGGCGCCTTCAACGCCGCCTTCGTGCCGGCCTATGCCCATGTCCATGGCGAACGCGGCGAAGCCTCGGCACGGCTGTTCGCCGACCGCATCTTCACGCTGCTGTTCGCCTCGCAGGTGATCCTGCTGGTGGTCGCGATGGCGTTCATGCCGCAGGCGATGAGCATCCTCGCGCCGGGCTTCACCGAGGACGCCGCCCAGCGCCAGCTCGCGATCGAGCTGACGCGGATCACCTTTCCCTATCTGCTGCTGATCACGCTGGTGACGCTCTATGGCGGCATGCTCAACGTGATGCATCGCTTCGCCAGCGCCGCCGCGGCGCCGATCTTCCTCAACCTCGCGATGATGATGACGCTGGCGCTCGCGGCGTTCTTCCCCAGCGCCGGCCATGCGGCGGCCTGGGGCGTCCTGATCTCGGGCGTCCTGCAGTTTGCCCTGCTCGCCGGCGACCTCGCGCGCCACGGCGGCCTGCCGCGGTTCGCGCCGCTGAGGCTCGACGAAGACGTCCGCGCCTTCTTCCGTGCGCTGGGTCCTGCGACGCTGGGCTCGATGGGGACGCAGGTTGCGTTGTTCGCTGACACCATCATCGCGACCTTCCTGCCCGCAGGCGCGCTGTCGGCACTGTACTATGCCGACCGCCTCAACCAATTGCCGATCGGCGTGATCGGGATCGCGATCGGCACCGTGCTGCTGCCGGAGATGTCGCGGCGCCTGACCGCCGACGATCACGCCGGTGCGATGGCCGCGCAGCGCCGCGCGTTCGATTTCACGCTGCTGTTCTCGGTGCCGTTCGTGGCGGCGTTCCTGACGGTGGCCGATCCGATCATGCGCGCGATGTTCGCCCGCGGCGCGTTCTCCAAGGCGGACGCCGCAAGCGCAGGTGCCACGCTCGCCGCCTATGCGGTCGGGCTCATTCCCTTCGTGATGATCCGCAGCGCCGTTGCGACCTTCTATGCCCGCAAGGATACCGCAACCCCGGTGAAGGCGGCGCTGACCGGGGTCGCGGTCAACGTCGCGCTGAAGATCGCGCTGGTCGGCACGCTGGCGCAGGTCGGCCTCGCGCTCGCGACCGCGGTCGGCGCCTGGGTCAACCTGCTGCTGGTGCTGATATTCGCGATCCGACGCGGCTATCTCGTGCTCGACCGCGTGCTGATCCGCTCGTTCGGCACGTTTGCGATTTGCGGCGTGCTGCTCGCGCTCGCGCTGTGGCTGACCTCCCATTTCGCCTATGTGTGGTTCGCGCCGGTGCAGCATTTCCGCGACGAACTGATCCTGCTGCTCCTGATCGCCGTCGGCGCCTTCGTCTACGCCTTCCTGATTCTTGCGCTGTTCGGCCGCGGCTGGCTGTTCGCGCTGCGGCGCGTATAG
- a CDS encoding formylglycine-generating enzyme family protein yields MKINSLFVISITALATTLGANGKTATLRQDSESGSHRPAPPEHLTVAQAPTQPSRLEPGDVFRDCTDCGELVVLPPGDFVMGSNDTPYEKPERTIPIPRPFAIGRREVTFAEWDQCADAGACKFRPDDHGWGRGSQPVINVSWDDTKLFLAWLSQRTGQKYRLPTEAEWEYAARAGTKTPYWWGRDVGTGRAQCANCVTPPPQKMAPVGSFRPNGFGLYDTAGNVAEWVEDCWNDNYRNAPKDASAWTSGDCRLRVLRGGNFTSPATAIRSAARFRYDVDVRYYGNGFRFVRELP; encoded by the coding sequence ATGAAAATAAATTCCCTGTTTGTGATATCAATCACAGCGTTGGCCACAACACTTGGCGCCAACGGCAAGACCGCAACCCTCAGGCAGGATAGTGAATCTGGTTCGCATCGTCCAGCGCCTCCCGAACATCTGACCGTGGCGCAAGCTCCGACGCAGCCGTCGCGCCTTGAACCTGGAGACGTTTTCCGCGACTGTACAGACTGTGGGGAGCTCGTCGTTTTGCCGCCCGGCGACTTCGTGATGGGTTCCAACGATACGCCGTACGAAAAGCCGGAGCGGACGATCCCCATTCCACGGCCGTTCGCGATCGGGCGCCGCGAAGTCACTTTCGCCGAATGGGATCAATGCGCCGACGCAGGCGCCTGCAAGTTTCGGCCCGACGATCACGGTTGGGGCCGCGGCAGCCAGCCCGTCATCAATGTCAGCTGGGACGATACCAAGCTCTTCCTGGCGTGGCTGTCGCAACGCACCGGACAGAAGTATCGGCTTCCGACCGAAGCCGAGTGGGAATATGCGGCGCGCGCCGGGACCAAGACACCGTACTGGTGGGGCCGCGACGTCGGCACGGGGCGCGCCCAATGCGCGAACTGCGTCACTCCCCCGCCGCAGAAGATGGCACCGGTCGGCTCATTCCGCCCCAATGGTTTCGGACTGTACGACACCGCGGGCAACGTCGCCGAATGGGTCGAGGATTGCTGGAACGACAATTACCGCAACGCACCGAAGGACGCCTCGGCATGGACCAGCGGCGATTGCCGGCTGCGTGTGCTGCGGGGCGGCAACTTCACCAGTCCGGCGACCGCGATCCGCTCGGCGGCGCGATTCCGCTACGACGTCGACGTGCGCTACTATGGCAACGGCTTTCGCTTCGTGCGAGAGTTGCCGTGA
- a CDS encoding xanthine dehydrogenase family protein molybdopterin-binding subunit: protein MAAPIKFGVGQSVRRKEDDALIRGKGRYTDDVAPSPALHALMLRSPHAHATYTIDAGKARGMPGVALILTAADVAELGGLPCLFNLETDPFIAPPYPILAKDEVRHVGDAVAFVVADTVDHARDAIEAIDVKWTPLPAVAGLVNAVKKGAPQVWPDKPGNVLFDVSIGDKGAAEAAFAKAHAVAEITIVNPRVITNFMETRAAVAEYDAKKDHLTLTIGSQGSHRLREILCDMILKMPKENMRVICPDVGGGFGTKLFPYREYALISVAARKLKKSVKWTAERSDHFMGDAQGRDNLTTAKMALAEDGKFLGMDVDLMGDMGAYLSTFAPYIPHGGAGMLPGLYDIQAFHCRVRTVFTNTVPVDAYRGAGRPEAAYVIERLVDAAARKLGMTPDAIRRKNFISPKSLPYTTATGKVYDSGDFVAHMKRAMEIANWKEFPKRAKAAKKDGLVRGIGMASYVEVCGTMGEETANVALDPNGDISILIGTQSSGQGHQTAYAQIVAEQFGVPPERVHVLQGDTDKIATGLGTGGSASIPSGGVSVQRATHELGNKLKELAAQALEAGAGDLEIADGRIRIAGTDRSVSFADLAKRPGGDTSKMNASATFASADGTYPNGTHLAEVEIDPSTGIIKIVSYVIVDDFGVTLNPLMLAGQVHGGAMQGIGQALMEQAVYSPTDGQLVTGTFMDYAMPRAADGPSFVFETHNVPCTTNPLGVKGAGEAGAIGSCPAVVNAIVEGLHREFGIDHIDMPATPERVWIAIREAQRRHTL, encoded by the coding sequence ATGGCAGCTCCCATCAAATTCGGCGTCGGACAAAGCGTGCGGCGCAAGGAGGACGACGCTCTGATTCGCGGCAAGGGCCGCTATACCGATGACGTCGCGCCATCTCCCGCATTGCACGCGTTGATGCTGCGTTCGCCGCATGCGCATGCCACCTACACCATCGATGCCGGCAAGGCCCGCGGCATGCCGGGCGTGGCGCTGATCCTGACCGCGGCCGATGTCGCCGAGCTCGGCGGCCTGCCGTGCCTGTTCAACCTCGAAACCGATCCGTTCATTGCGCCGCCTTATCCGATCCTCGCCAAGGATGAGGTGCGCCATGTCGGCGATGCCGTGGCCTTCGTGGTCGCCGATACCGTCGATCATGCCCGCGACGCGATCGAGGCGATCGACGTCAAATGGACGCCGCTGCCGGCGGTGGCCGGCCTCGTCAACGCGGTGAAGAAGGGCGCGCCGCAGGTATGGCCGGACAAGCCCGGCAATGTGCTGTTCGATGTCTCGATCGGCGACAAGGGCGCAGCCGAAGCCGCGTTCGCCAAGGCGCATGCGGTGGCCGAGATCACCATCGTCAATCCGCGCGTCATCACCAATTTCATGGAGACGCGCGCCGCGGTCGCCGAATACGACGCCAAGAAGGATCATTTGACGCTGACGATCGGCAGCCAGGGCAGCCACCGCCTGCGCGAGATCCTCTGCGACATGATCCTGAAGATGCCGAAGGAGAACATGCGGGTGATCTGCCCGGATGTCGGTGGCGGCTTCGGCACAAAACTATTTCCCTATCGCGAATACGCGCTGATCTCGGTTGCGGCGCGCAAGCTCAAGAAGTCGGTCAAATGGACCGCCGAGCGTTCCGACCATTTCATGGGCGACGCGCAGGGCCGCGACAACCTCACCACCGCGAAGATGGCGCTCGCCGAGGACGGCAAATTCCTCGGCATGGATGTCGATTTGATGGGCGACATGGGCGCCTATCTCTCGACCTTCGCGCCCTATATCCCGCATGGTGGCGCCGGCATGCTGCCGGGCCTCTATGACATCCAGGCCTTCCATTGCCGAGTCCGCACCGTGTTCACCAACACGGTGCCGGTCGATGCCTATCGCGGCGCCGGTCGCCCGGAGGCCGCCTACGTCATTGAGCGCCTCGTGGATGCCGCCGCGCGAAAACTCGGCATGACGCCCGACGCCATCCGCCGGAAGAACTTCATCTCGCCGAAGTCGCTGCCCTACACGACCGCGACCGGCAAGGTCTACGATTCCGGCGACTTCGTCGCGCATATGAAGCGCGCGATGGAGATCGCCAACTGGAAGGAGTTTCCAAAGCGCGCCAAGGCGGCGAAGAAGGACGGCCTGGTGCGGGGCATCGGCATGGCGAGCTATGTCGAGGTCTGCGGCACCATGGGCGAGGAGACCGCCAATGTGGCGCTCGATCCCAATGGCGACATCTCGATCCTGATCGGCACGCAGTCGAGCGGTCAGGGCCACCAGACCGCCTATGCGCAGATCGTCGCCGAGCAGTTCGGCGTGCCGCCCGAGCGCGTCCATGTGCTGCAGGGAGACACCGACAAGATCGCGACCGGTCTCGGGACCGGCGGCTCGGCCTCGATTCCGTCCGGCGGCGTCAGCGTGCAGCGGGCGACGCACGAGCTCGGCAACAAGCTGAAGGAGCTCGCGGCGCAGGCGCTGGAAGCCGGCGCCGGCGACCTCGAAATCGCAGACGGCCGCATTCGCATCGCCGGCACCGACCGTTCGGTCAGCTTCGCCGATCTCGCCAAGCGTCCCGGCGGCGACACATCGAAGATGAATGCGAGCGCGACCTTCGCCAGCGCTGACGGCACCTATCCGAACGGCACGCATCTCGCCGAGGTCGAGATCGATCCCTCAACCGGCATCATCAAGATCGTCAGTTACGTCATCGTCGACGATTTCGGCGTCACGCTCAATCCGCTGATGCTGGCCGGCCAGGTTCACGGCGGCGCGATGCAGGGCATCGGGCAGGCGCTGATGGAGCAGGCGGTGTACAGCCCGACCGACGGTCAGCTCGTCACCGGCACCTTCATGGACTATGCGATGCCGCGCGCCGCCGACGGGCCGTCCTTCGTGTTCGAAACCCACAACGTGCCGTGCACGACCAACCCGCTCGGCGTGAAGGGCGCGGGCGAGGCCGGCGCGATCGGCTCCTGCCCGGCGGTCGTCAACGCGATCGTCGAGGGGCTGCATCGCGAGTTCGGGATCGACCACATCGACATGCCGGCGACGCCGGAGCGGGTCTGGATCGCGATCCGCGAGGCGCAGCGCCGCCATACTCTCTGA
- a CDS encoding caspase family protein, which produces MRTTLRRTIAYAACLAASTLFATAAVADRRVALVIGNSAYKSAPTLGNTISDATAISGLLKSAGFEVVISRNDLGVVEFKRAVRDFLVTAESADIAVVYYAGHGVEMNGSNYLIPVDAKLSRDYDVDDEAVALDRLIWALQSVRRLRLILLDACRDNPFPSRVRSAGLRSQMRGGLGKLEDVSADTLVAYAAKAGSVSYDGDGVNSPYATALLRHLTEPGVDIRIALGRVRDDVISMTGGRQEPFIYGSLGGATISLVPQPEPKTERVALPSQVANPPVAAKPPAVASRPAPAAAGAAPTKPAVAMVPPVQPAPAVRDTADPATACSRDEQRLARLRAEPSPAEIAKLQRELTCERLKAQVQRLLESVASDPPQPTAPEAPRAQQAQRQAVPAPQSSDADVCARDAARLAKLRGEPSVEAFRTFEQELDCEQIRPQLQRLRESLGL; this is translated from the coding sequence TTGAGAACGACGCTGCGACGAACCATTGCCTACGCCGCCTGCCTCGCGGCCTCGACCTTGTTTGCGACTGCGGCTGTCGCGGATCGGCGCGTGGCGCTCGTAATCGGCAATTCCGCCTATAAGAGCGCGCCGACGCTCGGCAACACGATCAGCGACGCTACCGCGATTTCGGGCCTGCTGAAATCGGCCGGCTTTGAGGTGGTGATCTCGCGCAACGATCTCGGCGTCGTCGAGTTCAAGCGCGCGGTGCGCGACTTCCTGGTCACGGCGGAGAGCGCCGATATTGCCGTGGTCTATTATGCCGGCCACGGCGTCGAGATGAACGGATCTAACTACCTGATTCCGGTCGACGCGAAGTTGAGCCGCGACTACGACGTCGACGACGAGGCGGTGGCGCTTGATCGCCTGATCTGGGCGCTGCAGTCGGTGCGCCGGCTGCGCCTGATCCTGCTCGACGCGTGCCGCGACAATCCGTTCCCGTCGCGCGTCCGGTCGGCCGGCCTGCGCTCGCAGATGCGGGGAGGTCTCGGCAAGCTGGAAGACGTCAGCGCCGACACGCTGGTGGCCTATGCCGCGAAGGCCGGCTCGGTGTCCTACGATGGCGATGGCGTGAACAGCCCCTATGCGACCGCGCTGCTGCGGCATCTCACCGAGCCTGGCGTCGATATCCGCATCGCCCTCGGTCGCGTGCGCGACGATGTGATCAGCATGACCGGGGGGCGCCAGGAGCCGTTCATCTATGGCTCGCTCGGCGGAGCCACCATTTCGCTGGTGCCGCAGCCCGAGCCGAAAACCGAGCGGGTCGCACTACCCTCGCAGGTCGCCAATCCGCCCGTCGCCGCCAAGCCGCCGGCTGTCGCCTCGCGACCGGCGCCGGCTGCCGCCGGGGCGGCCCCGACCAAGCCCGCCGTCGCGATGGTCCCGCCGGTCCAGCCTGCGCCGGCGGTGCGCGACACGGCGGATCCCGCGACGGCTTGTAGCCGCGATGAGCAGCGTCTGGCGCGATTGCGCGCCGAGCCGTCGCCTGCAGAAATCGCCAAGCTGCAACGCGAGCTGACCTGCGAACGGCTGAAGGCCCAGGTGCAGCGCCTGCTTGAAAGCGTGGCGAGCGATCCGCCGCAGCCAACCGCGCCCGAAGCGCCCAGGGCGCAGCAGGCGCAACGTCAGGCCGTACCCGCCCCGCAGTCTTCCGATGCCGACGTCTGCGCGCGAGATGCCGCGCGACTTGCCAAGCTTCGCGGCGAGCCGAGCGTCGAGGCGTTCAGGACGTTCGAGCAGGAGCTTGATTGCGAGCAGATCCGACCGCAGCTTCAGCGGCTGCGCGAAAGCCTTGGTCTCTAG
- a CDS encoding DegT/DnrJ/EryC1/StrS family aminotransferase, with the protein MNQHMQLEPIPFIDISAQRRRLGKSIDDAVARVLDHCQFINGPEVTALEKALADYSGAKHVVSCASGTDALLMVLMAKNVGPGDAVLCPTFTFCATGEVVTLTGATPVFVDVDEETFNIDVDSLKRGIATARARGLKPVAVIPVDLFGQSADHDAIGAVAEAEGLFVLDDAAQGFGATYKNRRLGTFGLATGTSFFPAKPLGCFGDGGAIFTDDEELARTLRSIRVHGQGSDKYDNVRLGLTARLDTMQAAILLEKLKIFDDEIAARNKVAERYSRALGNLVAVPRVAPGCTSVWAQYTIRLSEGIDRDAFAAALKAQGVPTMIYYPKSVHQQTAYSHYPVADGGLPVSERLSKDVIALPMHPYLDEAAQDRVIAAVRSALSA; encoded by the coding sequence ATGAACCAGCATATGCAGCTTGAGCCCATTCCCTTCATCGATATTTCCGCGCAGCGCCGGCGGCTCGGCAAGTCGATCGATGACGCGGTCGCGCGCGTGCTCGACCATTGCCAGTTCATCAACGGGCCCGAAGTCACCGCCCTGGAGAAGGCGCTGGCGGACTATAGCGGCGCCAAGCATGTGGTGAGCTGCGCCAGCGGCACCGACGCGCTGCTGATGGTCCTGATGGCGAAGAATGTCGGCCCGGGCGATGCGGTGCTGTGCCCGACCTTCACCTTCTGCGCGACCGGCGAGGTCGTGACGCTGACCGGCGCGACGCCGGTCTTCGTCGATGTCGACGAGGAGACCTTCAACATCGACGTCGACTCGCTGAAGCGCGGCATTGCGACGGCGCGCGCCCGCGGGCTGAAGCCGGTGGCCGTGATCCCGGTCGACCTGTTCGGCCAGAGCGCGGATCACGATGCGATCGGCGCGGTCGCCGAGGCTGAGGGCCTGTTTGTGTTGGATGATGCCGCGCAGGGCTTCGGCGCCACCTACAAGAACCGCAGGCTCGGCACTTTCGGGCTCGCCACCGGAACCAGCTTCTTCCCGGCAAAACCGCTCGGCTGCTTCGGCGACGGCGGCGCGATCTTCACCGATGACGAGGAACTCGCGCGCACGCTGCGCAGCATCCGCGTCCACGGCCAGGGCTCGGACAAGTACGACAACGTCCGGCTCGGCCTCACGGCGCGGCTCGACACCATGCAGGCCGCGATCCTGCTCGAGAAGCTGAAGATCTTCGACGACGAGATCGCGGCGCGCAACAAGGTCGCCGAACGCTATTCGCGCGCACTCGGCAACCTCGTCGCGGTGCCGCGCGTTGCTCCCGGCTGCACCTCGGTGTGGGCGCAGTACACCATCCGCCTGTCCGAGGGCATCGATCGCGACGCCTTCGCGGCCGCATTGAAGGCGCAGGGCGTCCCGACCATGATCTACTATCCGAAGTCGGTCCATCAGCAGACGGCCTACAGCCACTATCCGGTTGCCGACGGCGGCCTGCCGGTCAGCGAGCGGCTGTCGAAGGACGTCATTGCCCTGCCGATGCATCCCTATCTCGACGAGGCGGCGCAGGACCGCGTCATCGCGGCTGTGCGCAGCGCGCTTTCGGCCTGA
- a CDS encoding cytochrome c, whose protein sequence is MKRIVVVAAMLALSAGAVVADQEQVKQTQAQMKETGKNAGALGAIIKGEKPYDQATVDAALAKFEDTAKKLPTLFPESSKGLKTEGDYSADPKIWEDKAGFEQHIASYAKAVADAKGKIKDVDTLKAELGVIGKQCGGCHETYRLKKG, encoded by the coding sequence ATGAAGCGGATTGTCGTCGTTGCTGCGATGCTGGCGTTGAGTGCGGGTGCCGTCGTAGCCGACCAGGAGCAGGTCAAGCAGACCCAGGCGCAGATGAAGGAGACCGGCAAGAACGCCGGTGCGCTCGGGGCCATCATCAAGGGCGAGAAGCCCTATGACCAGGCAACCGTCGATGCTGCACTGGCGAAGTTCGAGGACACCGCCAAGAAGCTGCCGACGCTGTTCCCCGAAAGCTCCAAGGGGCTGAAGACCGAAGGCGATTACTCGGCCGATCCGAAGATCTGGGAAGACAAGGCGGGCTTCGAGCAGCACATCGCGAGCTATGCCAAGGCCGTCGCGGACGCCAAGGGCAAGATCAAGGATGTCGACACGCTGAAGGCCGAGCTCGGTGTCATCGGCAAGCAGTGCGGCGGCTGCCACGAGACCTATCGCCTCAAGAAGGGCTGA
- a CDS encoding DUF4399 domain-containing protein, whose translation MRRSFPSALVPLLALLAFAVPARAQTGGPTSSPPGAAVYFIGLKDGDSIPPKSTIHFGLRGMGVAPAGSDRANSGHHHLIIDAPTPPLNVEIPNDFQHLHFGAGQTETELTLPPGEHTLQLVFGDKNHVPHSPPVISERIKVKVVDPAAAPQAAAPAPPAAAPAAAAAPAAAPPAGRRPSPKDAKVYFIYPRDGSYIPPNPVIRFGLLNMGVAPAGFDKPNTGHHHLLVDADLPPLDQPIPSDFNHLHFGAGQTEAKITLPLGQHKLRLLFADFSHTPHDPAVFSEVITVNVTSDGRPPYRRKHHHTHRYYRY comes from the coding sequence ATGCGTAGGTCTTTCCCGTCAGCGTTGGTGCCGCTTCTTGCTCTGCTCGCATTCGCCGTGCCCGCGCGAGCGCAGACCGGGGGACCGACATCGTCGCCACCTGGCGCCGCCGTCTACTTCATCGGCCTCAAGGATGGTGATTCAATTCCCCCGAAGTCGACCATCCACTTTGGCCTGCGCGGCATGGGTGTTGCGCCCGCCGGTTCGGATCGCGCGAATTCTGGCCACCATCACCTGATCATCGATGCGCCGACGCCCCCGCTCAATGTCGAGATCCCGAACGACTTCCAGCATCTGCATTTCGGGGCGGGGCAGACCGAGACCGAACTGACGCTGCCGCCCGGCGAACACACGCTGCAGCTCGTGTTCGGCGACAAGAACCATGTTCCGCATTCGCCGCCGGTGATCTCGGAGCGCATCAAGGTGAAGGTCGTCGATCCCGCCGCGGCTCCGCAGGCCGCCGCGCCGGCCCCGCCAGCTGCGGCGCCGGCGGCTGCCGCAGCACCGGCCGCCGCTCCGCCTGCCGGTCGCCGGCCATCGCCCAAGGACGCCAAGGTCTATTTCATCTACCCTAGGGACGGCAGCTACATTCCGCCGAACCCGGTGATCCGTTTCGGCCTGCTCAACATGGGCGTTGCGCCCGCGGGCTTCGACAAGCCGAACACCGGCCATCATCACTTGCTGGTGGATGCCGACCTGCCGCCGCTCGATCAGCCGATTCCGAGCGACTTCAACCATCTGCATTTCGGTGCGGGCCAGACCGAGGCCAAGATCACGCTGCCGCTCGGCCAGCACAAGCTGCGGCTGCTGTTCGCCGATTTCAGCCATACGCCGCATGACCCGGCGGTCTTCTCCGAGGTCATCACCGTCAACGTCACCTCCGATGGCCGCCCTCCGTATCGCCGGAAGCACCATCATACGCATAGGTACTATCGCTATTGA